The DNA region TGCTTGCAGGATTTAATCTATAGCACCTCTTACATGTGGCTTTACCCTGATACGGGGATAGATGGTTATAATATGACTCAGCAATGTTTTTCAAGTATTGAACATTTTTGTATTATTTGGACCCTCATCTCCCAGTTGTTTGTGGGAGTTTTAAATTGTTTTTACTACAGTTTTCTGTGTGGTGTTGTTTAAAATCAATAAAACTTGCTATTTATACttattgttgtggtgatcccatttatATGATGCTGATGTTTTTCTTAGTTTAGTGTTGGTTCATTTATTCATGCATCTGGTGATCCCATCTTGAAATATTTAGTATTGGATGGTGCCCGCTCATCCCATGGTTCTATGTTTATGTATAACTGACTTCTTTTGTTAGTGTTTCTGAGTGGTGGCACATCTGTAAATTTGTATATTATGGATTTGAGTTCCAGGGAGGCAGCTTGGCGAAGTCAGGGTACGGATATTTTTGGACAATCTGAGGTAGCATTGGAGGTAACGGCTCCAAGTGATGGTGGCTTTGAGTCTCTCACAACGGAAATTATCAATTTGCATAAAAGTCTAACCAAGACGTGGTGGAATTTTAAAACATTGGaggaatataaaaaacaaaatCTAGTACCTAGGGGCCTACGGGTTCAGATATTTCCCGCTTGGGAGGTGGATACAGAATTTAGAACCGCGTGGGAGAATGGTTTGCATAAGTGTTCATTTTTGCTTATTGATTTACTTATTGACCATGATCATCGGGTACTATCTAATTTAAAAGAGGAGATTAGGATCAAGGAGGGGAAACTGGattcttttgaaaataaaaaagacTTGGTCAATCCCTTTAAAGAACGATTGAaattgattgttgatcgttttgaaAAAGACATTATAAAAGGTAAACGGGATAAATTCCAGAGGGACAAAACTGACTATGCAGAGGGGAAAGCATTCAGATGGACTCATCAGGGGAATAGGAGAAGGACTTTTAGGAAACAACAAACCATGGTAATGAATAACGCCACTGCAAATGCAGACCCAGTCTCTAGTGATTTTTTATCTACGGACACCAGCGACCGCGAAAGCAGCACCGACGGGGGAGACGAAAATGCAAGGACAACAAGAAAAAGGAATGGACGGCACAAGAATTGGTCACCAAGCTTCAGGAGGGTGACCCGGCTCAACAATCACAGGAGATAGGCTGTGTTATAGCCCAGGCCAGGCAGTCTGGTGAGAATTCTGGTGAGTTAAATATTATTAATTTATCATCTTATAACTTATCAAGTACGGAGAGATCTCTGCTGGCCAAGGGCTTATCCTTCTCTCCAATGAGTACCCTTGACAAATTTGAACTTACTAAAGATTTATACCTGTTTTGCAGGCAACTGACATTTAAATTATTGTACCAACATCCTTCTATCATGGATGGTCTGACAGACTTGGATAGGCAAGCTCTCCGTGATTTGATGGAGTTGCTGAATGAGAATGAAAATTATCAGGGGAGGAGAAAATTTAGTGGCCGTCTACCATCGCAGGCCACGCCCTCATTCTCATTATTCCCGGCTATACAAATCTTTTTTGACAAAACTAGTAGGGATATCCAGGATTTGAAGGTTTTTAAGCATTGCCAGAATAATTTGTCAAAGGAGGAGAGACGTGCACTGTCCAATTTAAAAACCAATGACCTTTTTGAAATCaaggaggcggacaaggggggcaacatagtgctgtggcccAAAGATATGTATTGTCTGGAAGCCAAACGACAATTGGGCAAtccacagcactatgttgccctACCCTCTGATCCAACTTCTGTATTTAAATCTAGTTTGGATAGATTACTTTCTAATGTCCTGGTTCGTGGTATTATTGATGAAAAAGAATTGGACTATTTGACAGTCAAGTTCCCGGTTACACCGACATTTTATATGCTCCCGAAAGTGCATAAGTCGCTTTCCAATCCCCCGGGCAGACCGATTGTCTCGGGGATTGGGGGACTGTTTGAAAGAGCATGCATTTACGTGGACTTTTTCTTACAGCCCATCGTCCTCAATCTGGAGTCATATATACGAGATTCGTCTTTTTTAATACAACAATTGGACACTTTGGAGGTACCGGAGAACACCATCCTAGCAACTTTTGATGTGGAAGCACTttatactagcatcaatcatgattTAGGTATTTTGGCTGTTTCTTACTTTCTGGACAAATTCTCGACGGGGAATAGGGGACATGATTCCTTTATCCTTGACCTTTTGAGAATGATTCTGAAAAGGAATTATTTTGTTTTTGACAGAGTTTACTATAAACAGGTATCAGGTACCGCAATGGGGGCCagatgtgcgccctcatatgctaacctgtttatggggtggtgggaggagacacaggttaAGCATAACCCACTTTTTTGCAACAATGTACTAAAATGGTTCCGTTTCATTGACGAcattgttgtcttatggacaggCTCGATGGCGGACCTTGAGATTTTTGTGGGTGAACTTAACAGTAATCATGCAAACATTAGACTTACCTCCCATTTTTCCACCAGCTCTGTCGACTTTTTGGACTTAAAGATAATGCTTCAGGATAATCGGATCTACACGACCCTCTTTCGTAAGGGCACGGCCACAAATAACCTACTACACTACTCCAGCTTCCATCCAGGGCATTTGCGCAACAGTATCCCGAAAAGCCAGTTTCTACGTTTAAGGAGGAACTGCAGCCAGCTGCCAGACTTCCAAGTTGAAGCAAGATCACTTACGAACCGCCTTCGGGAACGTGGCTATCCACGGAGGATTATTTCCAGTGCCTTTGAGTATTCTCGTCAGAAGCCGAGGGAGGAGGCCCTGAAGCCGCGGGTGAGACCAAATGTAAATACATCCAGTTTGATTACAAAATTTAACAACCAATGGGGTGATATCCGCAAGGTAATGGATAACAATTGGGGGATCTTGTTGAGTGATAGTAGGTTAAAATCAATTTTACCAACTCAACCTAGGATTGTAGCCAGGAGGGCAAAAAATCTTAAGGACCATCTCTCGAACAGTCATTTTAGACATTCTACCTCAAAGATACGCGTGGAACAACCAACCTTTGGAACTTACCCGTGTGGAGGGTGTTCGGTCTGCCCATATATGTTAGCAGGGAATGGAATTTTGCTACCTTCTCTATCTTTCCAGGTGTCTCCAAGATCCTTTTTCAATTGCCGTACCCAGAATGTAGTCTATGCCCTGGTCTGTGGCTGCAATAAGGTCTATGTTGGACAGACCACGCAACAACTGCGCCGTAGGATTCAACAACATATTTCCAATATCAGCATGGCCAGGACTGACAGAGATAAGGGTAAGCAGATCACCTCGGTAGCGGCCCATTTCTTGGAACAACATAGCGGTACCCCTAGAACCCTACGGGTTATGGGCCTGGAAAAGGTCTCCCTGAGCATCAGGGGGGGAGGGTCACGGATGAACTCTTGAGAAGAGAATCTCGTTGGATATACAAGCTCAATAGCTTGTCCCCTGGCGGTCTGAATGAAGAGCTGTTGTATACAGGCTTTTATAGAAGACTCTAGCCTATATTAGCATATGGTCATGAATAGGATGTCTGAAATTTTGGGTTGGGGTTTTTTGGCCTCTTGCTTTCCCTTCCTTTATttgtttccttttttccttttagaTTCTACTACTGGTGTAGACTGTTTGGACAGTGGAGACAATCAAGTGTCATCTCCTTGGTTCCTGATGAACAATGGGATTGAGTCTGCTTTAACGCTATATAATTCTGGACTATTGTGACTTTCCTGATTTAGGACTATGATAAAAACTGCAATATAGCTTTAGCCACTGGCACTTATGCACTTTTGTTAATTAATTGGTGCTTGTATCAGTGTATGTAATTTCTTAAGCCTGCATGCTGTGTCTACCGTTCTTTATACTGACTTTTTCATACTGATTGTTTTTTTGACCATCTTCGGGTCTTAT from Ranitomeya variabilis isolate aRanVar5 chromosome 3, aRanVar5.hap1, whole genome shotgun sequence includes:
- the LOC143818042 gene encoding uncharacterized protein LOC143818042; the protein is MLQDNRIYTTLFRKGTATNNLLHYSSFHPGHLRNSIPKSQFLRLRRNCSQLPDFQVEARSLTNRLRERGYPRRIISSAFEYSRQKPREEALKPRVSPRSFFNCRTQNVVYALVCGCNKVYVGQTTQQLRRRIQQHISNISMARTDRDKDSTTGVDCLDSGDNQVSSPWFLMNNGIESALTLYNSGLL